One window from the genome of Massilia sp. KIM encodes:
- a CDS encoding response regulator, whose translation MSELVWPACDGETAQLIRTRDWSRTALGPIDSWPATLRILTETILRSPVGMALLWGDDNTLLYNDAYALIAGDKHPQALGMSVHEAWPDARDFNQTVLDAAYAGEVSVFRDRHFVLAHNGEPKDIWVDLYYAPAMDEHGQVRGLLATIIETTARVQGERERERQGRHLEQVNTRLDALRVQLEQTNDKLVGDMAFLNTLFRQAPSFMAVVTGPDHVIELANDSYLRLVQHRPIIGKPVREALPEVVEQGFVDLLDQVYREGEPFHGRSVDVQLVSADGLAMERRILDFVYQPLKDGHGNTHGIFVEGIDVTDHALTEERLRVAQEVGEIGTFEWYPNTGKVVVSEAYRRLWGFTPDTDVTASMLVNQVEPAHRHMAGPSRLEQYDNPIGYAEFMITRVDTGEKRWIARRGQAVTGTKGGERRYLGAAFDITERKRIEEDLREAQAALHALNQSLELKVVLEETERVKAEDALRQAQKMEAVGQLASGVAHDFNNVLQIISSNLQLMELDGLGGLPGARIASAIAAVERGSKLSSQLLAFARKQPLQPVATHLGRLLGDMESLLLRALGDRIVVDIHQPAGLWNVEVDQNQLENAILNMAINARDAMDGVGRLTISLSNAAPDGADGAEHVCLAMNDTGCGMPPEIVEKIFDPFYTTKAPGKGTGLGMSMVYGFVKQSGGEIRIQSRPGQGTTILIYLPRALGEAVEARAPDSAAVHGNGETVLVVDDDAAVVATTTDVLTSLGYHVLRAGDAQQALAVLQSGVRVDLLFTDLSMPGAVDWVSLIERSRVVAPDTAILLTSGQLPDRQLDDDIELLPKPYSREQLARAVRQQLGRTPPVVAADRVAHQDLTGNGQAGRRILVVEDDPDTRELACELLSALGHEASGSGSAEHALALLKESDVDILFTDLNLPGLSGIELATRAIASQPALTVILASGEGNNVKLPADSGVILLPKPYDLPQLELSIAHAARPRRAASLH comes from the coding sequence ATGAGTGAGCTCGTTTGGCCGGCATGCGATGGCGAAACCGCACAACTGATCCGCACGCGCGATTGGAGTCGCACCGCGCTCGGCCCCATCGACTCATGGCCAGCCACGCTGCGCATCCTCACCGAAACCATTTTGCGCTCCCCGGTCGGCATGGCCTTGCTCTGGGGCGATGACAACACCCTTCTCTATAACGACGCCTACGCCCTCATCGCCGGCGACAAGCATCCACAAGCGCTCGGCATGTCGGTGCATGAGGCATGGCCGGACGCACGCGACTTTAACCAAACGGTGCTCGACGCGGCCTACGCCGGCGAGGTCAGCGTGTTTCGCGACCGCCACTTCGTCCTCGCGCACAACGGCGAGCCGAAAGACATCTGGGTGGATCTGTATTACGCGCCGGCGATGGATGAACACGGTCAGGTACGCGGCCTGCTCGCGACCATCATCGAGACCACTGCGCGCGTGCAGGGCGAGCGTGAGCGCGAACGGCAAGGCCGGCACCTGGAACAGGTGAATACGCGCCTCGACGCCCTGCGGGTCCAGTTGGAGCAGACCAACGACAAGCTGGTCGGCGACATGGCCTTCCTGAATACCCTGTTCCGCCAGGCGCCCAGCTTCATGGCCGTGGTCACCGGGCCGGATCATGTCATCGAGCTGGCCAACGATTCCTATCTGCGTCTGGTACAGCACCGCCCCATCATTGGCAAGCCGGTACGCGAGGCGCTGCCGGAGGTGGTCGAGCAGGGTTTTGTCGACTTGCTCGACCAGGTCTACCGCGAGGGCGAACCCTTCCACGGGCGAAGCGTCGACGTGCAGCTGGTCAGTGCCGACGGCCTCGCAATGGAGCGCCGCATCCTCGATTTCGTGTACCAGCCGCTGAAGGATGGCCACGGGAACACCCACGGCATCTTCGTCGAAGGCATCGACGTCACCGACCACGCGCTGACCGAGGAGCGGCTGCGCGTCGCGCAGGAGGTAGGCGAGATCGGCACCTTCGAGTGGTATCCCAACACGGGAAAGGTCGTGGTTTCCGAGGCCTACCGCCGCTTGTGGGGCTTCACGCCGGATACGGATGTCACGGCGTCGATGCTGGTCAACCAGGTAGAGCCGGCGCACCGCCACATGGCCGGTCCAAGCCGGCTCGAGCAATATGACAATCCGATCGGCTACGCGGAATTTATGATCACGCGCGTCGACACGGGCGAGAAGCGCTGGATCGCGCGCCGCGGCCAGGCCGTGACGGGAACGAAGGGTGGCGAACGACGTTATCTCGGGGCGGCGTTTGACATCACCGAACGAAAGCGCATCGAAGAAGACCTGCGCGAAGCGCAAGCCGCCCTGCACGCATTGAACCAGTCGCTCGAGCTCAAAGTGGTGCTGGAGGAAACCGAGCGCGTCAAGGCCGAGGATGCGCTGCGCCAGGCGCAGAAGATGGAAGCGGTGGGCCAGCTGGCAAGCGGCGTGGCGCACGACTTCAATAACGTCCTGCAGATCATCTCGAGCAACCTGCAGCTGATGGAACTCGATGGCCTGGGCGGCTTGCCGGGCGCGCGCATCGCCAGTGCCATCGCCGCCGTCGAGCGCGGGTCCAAGTTGTCCTCGCAACTGCTGGCCTTCGCGCGCAAGCAGCCGCTCCAGCCGGTGGCGACCCACCTGGGCCGCCTGCTCGGCGACATGGAATCGCTGCTGCTGCGCGCCCTCGGCGACCGCATCGTGGTCGACATCCACCAGCCGGCCGGACTATGGAACGTCGAGGTGGACCAGAACCAGCTCGAGAACGCCATCCTCAACATGGCGATCAATGCGCGCGACGCGATGGATGGCGTGGGACGCCTGACGATCAGTTTGTCCAACGCCGCACCCGACGGAGCCGATGGCGCCGAGCACGTTTGCCTGGCGATGAACGACACCGGCTGCGGCATGCCGCCGGAGATCGTCGAAAAGATCTTCGACCCCTTCTACACCACCAAGGCGCCGGGCAAGGGCACCGGGCTGGGCATGAGCATGGTCTACGGTTTCGTGAAGCAAAGCGGTGGCGAGATCCGGATCCAGAGCCGGCCGGGCCAGGGCACGACGATCCTGATCTACCTGCCGCGCGCCCTCGGCGAAGCGGTGGAAGCGCGCGCGCCGGACAGCGCGGCGGTGCATGGCAACGGCGAAACCGTGCTCGTGGTCGACGACGATGCGGCGGTGGTGGCCACAACCACCGATGTCCTCACCAGCCTGGGCTACCACGTGCTGCGCGCCGGCGACGCACAGCAGGCGCTGGCCGTGCTGCAGAGCGGCGTGCGGGTCGACCTGCTGTTCACCGACCTGTCGATGCCGGGCGCGGTCGACTGGGTATCGCTGATCGAGCGCAGCCGCGTCGTCGCGCCGGACACGGCGATCCTGCTCACCTCGGGCCAGTTGCCGGACCGGCAGCTTGACGACGATATCGAACTGCTGCCCAAGCCCTACAGCCGCGAGCAACTGGCGCGCGCGGTGCGGCAGCAGCTAGGGCGGACGCCGCCTGTGGTGGCTGCGGACCGCGTGGCGCACCAGGACCTGACCGGGAATGGACAAGCGGGGCGCCGCATCCTGGTGGTGGAGGACGATCCTGACACGCGCGAACTCGCCTGCGAACTGCTGTCGGCCCTCGGGCACGAAGCAAGCGGCAGCGGATCGGCCGAACACGCACTGGCGCTGCTCAAGGAGAGCGACGTCGACATCCTGTTCACCGACCTGAACCTGCCCGGCCTGTCGGGGATCGAACTGGCTACGCGGGCGATCGCCTCACAGCCGGCGCTCACGGTGATCCTCGCCTCGGGCGAGGGGAACAACGTCAAGCTCCCTGCGGACAGCGGCGTCATCCTGCTGCCGAAACCATACGACCTGCCGCAGCTCGAATTGAGCATCGCGCATGCCGCCCGGCCCCGACGTGCGGCAAGCCTGCACTGA